A genomic stretch from Methylorubrum extorquens includes:
- a CDS encoding protein of unknown function (Evidence 5 : Unknown function) encodes MELIMAPPRLTSLEYYWFGKSQSLVSAYSRHRSMELGPAVADFVLAIKIDAKTCYTGHQSLRRLAERLDNESIDAAFMEALAVPNDGKNVENNRRVEAMRCLSSLFFVTADELQAEKERL; translated from the coding sequence ATGGAGTTGATCATGGCACCACCAAGATTGACAAGTCTTGAGTATTACTGGTTTGGGAAAAGTCAATCACTTGTGTCAGCGTACTCACGACATCGAAGCATGGAACTCGGACCAGCTGTCGCAGATTTTGTTCTTGCGATTAAAATAGATGCAAAAACATGCTATACTGGCCATCAATCGTTGCGGCGACTCGCCGAACGCCTAGACAACGAATCAATTGACGCTGCGTTCATGGAAGCGCTGGCGGTTCCTAATGACGGGAAGAATGTAGAAAATAATCGCCGTGTGGAAGCGATGCGTTGTCTTTCATCCCTGTTTTTCGTAACAGCCGACGAACTCCAAGCAGAAAAAGAGCGACTATAA
- a CDS encoding protein of unknown function (Evidence 5 : Unknown function): protein MFRPPIFGGKVEPANPNQKASRLDRIKPEEITESETKQPEVFGSAWYHDAAIMAELGPNRSKKR from the coding sequence GTGTTCAGGCCTCCGATCTTCGGCGGCAAGGTTGAACCGGCAAACCCGAATCAGAAGGCTTCACGCCTCGATCGGATAAAGCCGGAGGAGATAACTGAATCAGAAACAAAACAACCTGAGGTGTTCGGCTCGGCCTGGTACCATGATGCGGCTATCATGGCGGAACTCGGCCCAAATCGTAGTAAAAAACGTTAG
- a CDS encoding protein of unknown function (Evidence 5 : Unknown function), which translates to MMMVKADAIAAVLKAQECSADDFANVLEELNLKYHVSRDRVNMLLCRFGPGQSGAMEAAKSLNARKHQYDFRNNGPKDFS; encoded by the coding sequence ATGATGATGGTCAAGGCGGATGCTATTGCTGCTGTATTGAAGGCCCAGGAATGTAGTGCGGATGATTTTGCGAACGTATTGGAAGAGTTGAATTTAAAATATCACGTTTCGCGAGACAGAGTGAACATGCTTCTCTGTCGTTTCGGGCCAGGGCAGTCCGGGGCGATGGAGGCCGCAAAAAGTCTCAATGCGCGGAAGCATCAGTACGACTTTAGGAACAATGGGCCAAAGGATTTTTCCTAG
- a CDS encoding protein of unknown function (Evidence 5 : Unknown function) has translation MDFGRRGSQAGSRKRQLWGARHVQLWTRAVLPRLPEKIDVGSFIFLLRLLSPEGTREREIGRIQGAETQGGSGEAAELYEPLPKCARSQFTPATVCKSSAMAYPKLGRFRGRIFKEFG, from the coding sequence TTGGACTTTGGGCGCCGAGGTTCGCAAGCTGGAAGTCGAAAACGGCAGCTTTGGGGGGCTCGGCATGTGCAGCTTTGGACACGAGCAGTACTGCCGAGACTGCCAGAAAAAATTGATGTAGGCTCATTTATATTCCTCCTGAGACTTTTGTCTCCTGAAGGAACGCGCGAACGAGAGATAGGTCGCATCCAGGGTGCCGAGACGCAGGGCGGGAGTGGTGAGGCGGCCGAGCTCTACGAACCCTTGCCTAAGTGCGCCCGCTCGCAGTTCACACCCGCAACGGTTTGCAAATCATCCGCCATGGCATATCCGAAGCTCGGCCGTTTCCGCGGTCGCATTTTTAAGGAGTTCGGATGA
- a CDS encoding conserved exported protein of unknown function (Evidence 4 : Unknown function but conserved in other organisms), producing the protein MSLHQFFLAVSAVLLVSKAAHAEPPKAAVFDFQLANLGAQSPTDEDQARLGPLTDLLRQQLQESGRYQIVSTDPVRAEVEKSSDLRKCGGCAEDYARKLNADVAITGEIQKVSNLILNINVYVKDLKADTPEQAYSVDIRGNNDTSFDRGVKYLVKNNMPPATEAVSPQK; encoded by the coding sequence ATGAGCCTACATCAATTTTTTCTGGCAGTCTCGGCAGTACTGCTCGTGTCCAAAGCTGCACATGCCGAGCCCCCCAAAGCTGCCGTTTTCGACTTCCAGCTTGCGAACCTCGGCGCCCAAAGTCCAACCGATGAGGACCAAGCCCGCCTCGGCCCGCTCACCGATCTGCTACGTCAGCAGCTACAGGAGAGCGGTCGCTATCAGATCGTGTCCACGGATCCCGTGAGGGCTGAGGTCGAGAAGAGTTCCGACCTGCGCAAGTGCGGCGGATGCGCCGAAGATTATGCTCGCAAACTCAATGCGGACGTTGCGATCACTGGCGAGATCCAGAAGGTCTCCAACTTGATCCTCAATATCAACGTCTACGTGAAGGATCTGAAGGCCGACACGCCCGAACAAGCTTATAGTGTCGACATTCGCGGCAACAACGACACCTCGTTCGATCGCGGTGTGAAGTACCTCGTGAAGAACAACATGCCCCCCGCGACTGAGGCAGTTTCACCGCAGAAGTGA
- a CDS encoding conserved protein of unknown function (Evidence 4 : Unknown function but conserved in other organisms), whose protein sequence is MTNEVPHPYSITVEPLKKPEGHFEWALRKHGKLTERSDRSFPTEAKAFENALRAIEKDQTGFGSR, encoded by the coding sequence ATGACGAACGAAGTCCCGCACCCCTATTCCATCACGGTCGAGCCGCTGAAGAAACCCGAAGGCCATTTCGAATGGGCGCTGAGGAAGCACGGTAAGCTGACCGAGAGGTCCGACCGTTCGTTCCCCACCGAGGCCAAGGCGTTCGAGAACGCGTTGAGAGCGATTGAGAAAGATCAGACTGGGTTCGGGAGCCGATAG
- a CDS encoding protein of unknown function (Evidence 5 : Unknown function): protein MISTSVKEKSMSWSVEILDDKSDDIEYYIAVGGEREARTNANEQKSLGRIILAIKNHAGNLVLDRYYLLPASRRPVSERAYPRKK from the coding sequence ATGATCTCCACTAGCGTCAAAGAAAAATCAATGTCTTGGTCGGTCGAGATACTGGACGACAAGTCCGACGATATCGAGTATTACATTGCCGTCGGCGGCGAACGCGAAGCGCGAACAAACGCCAATGAACAGAAGTCGTTGGGACGGATCATCCTTGCGATAAAAAATCACGCAGGCAATCTGGTGTTGGACAGATATTACCTTCTGCCAGCTAGCCGCCGCCCTGTGAGCGAACGCGCCTACCCCCGGAAAAAGTAG
- a CDS encoding protein of unknown function (Evidence 5 : Unknown function), with translation MFGIFGRKRREKECRRREEQENRLRCARLLDASGSSRSAANDSQMNPASPSGMVLSRLSSIAPSYGVCRITRPSIAAPPRRPTWTVGRPAARADRRAAETEVGTISGLMSAAQPGRRGDIGSCRFEKALAYESAVCIEKPLPAGIFGRNRHTSTAFIGATSDFDTAADQPATLLALKTGRCRSELTGKGCRIDNPCAVWVAFKSHGVPSLLQDSFGGLRCTVTHPRGRHVKTCYCAIAALQPGGPWHPQNYTGGRGPPAFLAPRS, from the coding sequence ATGTTCGGCATCTTCGGCCGTAAGCGTCGCGAGAAAGAGTGTCGGCGCCGAGAGGAGCAGGAGAACCGCCTGCGCTGCGCGCGGCTTCTCGATGCCTCTGGCTCATCCCGGTCGGCTGCGAACGACAGCCAGATGAACCCGGCCTCGCCCTCGGGCATGGTATTGAGCCGGCTCTCCTCAATCGCGCCGAGCTATGGCGTGTGTCGGATCACTCGTCCTTCGATAGCTGCACCACCTCGTCGTCCTACTTGGACAGTGGGTCGTCCTGCAGCGAGGGCGGATCGTCGGGCGGCGGAGACTGAGGTTGGCACTATCAGCGGCCTAATGTCTGCCGCTCAACCCGGTCGACGCGGTGACATCGGTTCCTGCAGGTTCGAAAAAGCGCTCGCCTATGAGAGCGCCGTCTGCATCGAAAAGCCCCTGCCAGCCGGAATATTCGGTCGTAACCGTCACACGAGCACGGCCTTCATCGGAGCCACTTCCGATTTCGACACGGCTGCCGACCAACCCGCGACGCTCCTGGCTCTGAAGACTGGCCGCTGTCGTTCCGAGCTTACTGGCAAGGGATGCCGGATCGACAATCCATGCGCCGTCTGGGTCGCATTCAAATCGCATGGTGTGCCCTCCTTGTTGCAGGACAGCTTTGGCGGGCTGAGATGCACCGTAACGCATCCCAGGGGGCGGCATGTGAAAACCTGCTACTGCGCGATCGCTGCCCTGCAGCCCGGGGGACCCTGGCATCCCCAAAACTATACGGGTGGTCGGGGGCCCCCAGCTTTCCTAGCGCCAAGGTCGTGA
- a CDS encoding protein of unknown function (Evidence 5 : Unknown function) — MSAPRGAGEPPALRAASRCLWLIPVGCERQPDEPGLALGHGIEPALLNRAELWRVSDHSSFDSCTTSSSYLDSGSSCSEGGSSGGGD, encoded by the coding sequence GTGTCGGCGCCGAGAGGAGCAGGAGAACCGCCTGCGCTGCGCGCGGCTTCTCGATGCCTCTGGCTCATCCCGGTCGGCTGCGAACGACAGCCAGATGAACCCGGCCTCGCCCTCGGGCATGGTATTGAGCCGGCTCTCCTCAATCGCGCCGAGCTATGGCGTGTGTCGGATCACTCGTCCTTCGATAGCTGCACCACCTCGTCGTCCTACTTGGACAGTGGGTCGTCCTGCAGCGAGGGCGGATCGTCGGGCGGCGGAGACTGA
- a CDS encoding conserved protein of unknown function (Evidence 4 : Unknown function but conserved in other organisms), which translates to MAEASGPKFLSQAEFARHRGVSRKAVTTWKQKGLLVLDGTGRVDVEATEWNLDQRPTTYRGGVTHRSVRAKDGNNASHADAAPKPAPKPAPEPHPRPAPLDGDGGQEDAFDPDDPNLPTAIAVRRKENWLGLHRKQIVERGGSKLVDRPAAEAAFFEEGRALRDAWLAWPARVAIEMADEVKIEPRQLTPVLTAYVKKHLSELGEPSAGHGAMHVTWRDHLDGRSREPRARCLLPASRVCRGS; encoded by the coding sequence ATGGCCGAAGCGAGCGGACCAAAATTCCTCAGCCAAGCCGAGTTCGCCCGTCACCGCGGCGTCTCGCGCAAGGCCGTAACCACTTGGAAGCAGAAGGGCTTACTCGTTCTCGACGGCACCGGCCGCGTGGATGTGGAAGCCACCGAGTGGAACCTCGACCAGCGACCAACGACCTATCGGGGCGGTGTAACCCATCGCTCGGTGAGGGCCAAGGACGGTAACAACGCCTCTCACGCCGACGCAGCCCCGAAGCCGGCACCGAAGCCCGCTCCCGAGCCGCATCCGCGCCCGGCGCCTCTCGATGGCGACGGCGGCCAGGAAGATGCCTTCGACCCCGACGACCCGAACCTGCCGACGGCCATTGCGGTCCGGCGCAAGGAAAACTGGCTTGGCCTCCACCGGAAGCAGATCGTCGAGCGGGGCGGCAGCAAGCTCGTTGATCGACCCGCAGCCGAGGCAGCGTTCTTCGAGGAAGGCCGGGCGCTCCGAGATGCCTGGCTGGCGTGGCCGGCCCGGGTCGCGATCGAGATGGCCGACGAGGTCAAGATCGAACCGAGGCAGCTGACGCCGGTCCTGACCGCCTATGTCAAAAAGCACCTCAGCGAACTCGGCGAGCCCTCCGCCGGCCACGGAGCAATGCACGTGACATGGCGAGATCATTTGGACGGCAGGTCCCGGGAGCCGAGGGCGAGATGCCTTCTCCCGGCCTCTCGGGTCTGTCGGGGGAGCTAG
- a CDS encoding protein of unknown function (Evidence 5 : Unknown function), translating into MPSPGLSGLSGELGCCNDDATADAAFARMEQSPLHEVEIFGQQLVLIGAPVLQVFNGFRNCALLHLLAPRAAASIRFRTSAMRSS; encoded by the coding sequence ATGCCTTCTCCCGGCCTCTCGGGTCTGTCGGGGGAGCTAGGGTGTTGTAACGACGACGCCACCGCCGACGCGGCCTTCGCTCGTATGGAGCAATCCCCTCTCCATGAGGTCGAGATTTTTGGACAACAGCTTGTGCTGATCGGTGCACCAGTTCTTCAGGTGTTCAATGGCTTCCGTAATTGTGCCCTCCTGCACTTATTAGCCCCACGCGCCGCAGCGAGCATCCGCTTCCGCACCTCCGCCATGCGGTCGTCGTAA
- a CDS encoding conserved protein of unknown function (Evidence 4 : Unknown function but conserved in other organisms): MQEGTITEAIEHLKNWCTDQHKLLSKNLDLMERGLLHTSEGRVGGGVVVTTP; encoded by the coding sequence GTGCAGGAGGGCACAATTACGGAAGCCATTGAACACCTGAAGAACTGGTGCACCGATCAGCACAAGCTGTTGTCCAAAAATCTCGACCTCATGGAGAGGGGATTGCTCCATACGAGCGAAGGCCGCGTCGGCGGTGGCGTCGTCGTTACAACACCCTAG
- a CDS encoding putative transcriptional regulator, XRE family (Evidence 3 : Putative function from multiple computational evidences; Product type r : regulator) codes for MDTPSVPPKRATEQDRLVGERIKVLRKSKGISQTALGSSIGVTFQQIQKYENGVNRVGASRLSDIARVLEVRVSSFYDGDEGGGRDRAEVFGFLRTHGAIDLLHAFSEIEDDQLRREVLAIVRTVARIEQVRGS; via the coding sequence ATGGACACCCCAAGCGTCCCGCCGAAGCGTGCGACCGAGCAAGACCGTCTTGTCGGAGAGCGCATCAAGGTGCTGCGCAAGTCCAAGGGGATTTCGCAGACCGCGCTCGGTAGCTCCATCGGCGTGACGTTCCAGCAGATCCAGAAGTACGAGAACGGCGTGAACCGAGTCGGCGCCAGCCGCCTGAGCGACATCGCTCGCGTGCTCGAAGTGCGAGTCTCGTCTTTCTACGATGGCGACGAGGGCGGAGGTAGGGACCGGGCCGAGGTGTTCGGTTTTTTACGCACTCATGGCGCCATCGATCTCCTGCACGCCTTCAGCGAGATTGAGGATGATCAACTGCGCCGCGAGGTTCTGGCGATTGTGCGCACGGTTGCTCGCATCGAGCAGGTGCGGGGCAGCTAG
- a CDS encoding Putative nuclease (Evidence 3 : Putative function from multiple computational evidences; Product type e : enzyme) translates to MRSRSWLLALLLATPAHAEPFVGRASIVDGDTLDVRGTRIRLHGIDAPESAQLCKDAAGKDYRCGQVAALALADHIGKRLVTCDPRETDRYGRVVAVCRADAEDLNAWMVGQGHAVAYRRYTEDYVNTELTAKALRHGIWAGTFQDPSEWRRAKRAGGERSRPETVTPPNKASGCNIKGNISAGGERIYHLPGSRDYERTRINDRAGERLFCSEDEAKAAGWRAPRG, encoded by the coding sequence ATGCGCTCCCGGTCCTGGCTCCTTGCTCTGCTTCTCGCCACGCCAGCCCACGCTGAGCCGTTCGTCGGCCGAGCCTCGATTGTCGATGGCGACACGCTCGACGTTCGTGGAACGCGCATCCGCCTTCACGGCATCGACGCGCCGGAAAGCGCCCAGCTCTGCAAGGACGCCGCCGGCAAGGACTACCGCTGCGGACAGGTGGCTGCTCTGGCTCTCGCGGATCACATCGGCAAACGCCTCGTGACATGTGATCCGCGCGAGACCGACCGCTACGGCCGAGTCGTCGCCGTTTGCCGGGCTGACGCGGAAGACTTGAACGCCTGGATGGTCGGACAAGGCCACGCCGTTGCGTACCGGCGCTACACCGAGGACTACGTCAACACTGAACTCACCGCGAAGGCGCTCCGGCACGGCATCTGGGCGGGCACGTTCCAAGATCCATCCGAGTGGCGACGCGCGAAGCGTGCCGGCGGTGAACGCTCGAGGCCTGAGACTGTCACGCCACCGAACAAGGCGAGTGGCTGCAACATCAAGGGCAACATTTCAGCCGGCGGAGAGCGGATCTATCACTTGCCCGGCTCGCGCGACTACGAGCGCACCCGCATCAACGACCGCGCTGGCGAGCGCCTGTTCTGCTCGGAGGACGAGGCAAAGGCGGCCGGCTGGCGGGCGCCGCGGGGCTGA
- a CDS encoding conserved protein of unknown function (Evidence 4 : Unknown function but conserved in other organisms) — MLFPKLAFDPLPAEAAEWRKAFGVLRPNSSPCWYFGATAWANIHEACTAFIERFGAKAVRPG; from the coding sequence ATGCTCTTTCCCAAACTCGCGTTCGATCCGCTTCCCGCAGAGGCCGCCGAGTGGCGCAAGGCCTTCGGCGTCCTGCGCCCCAACTCTTCACCCTGCTGGTATTTCGGCGCCACCGCTTGGGCGAACATCCATGAGGCCTGCACGGCCTTCATCGAGCGCTTCGGCGCTAAAGCAGTGCGCCCGGGCTGA
- a CDS encoding conserved protein of unknown function (Evidence 4 : Unknown function but conserved in other organisms) codes for MRIAPHFRTALGSELAMTEMAQPCPATILGLIEREKAIENPSHERAAVTPCFVAVTLAGLLASGKPAKDARPYLYIGPSTRISLVTTAPGDRPHASTEITIRPIATFARETPEEVLRAPCVERRPPPQ; via the coding sequence GTGCGGATCGCGCCGCACTTCAGGACCGCGCTCGGCTCGGAATTGGCCATGACCGAGATGGCCCAACCATGCCCGGCGACGATCCTCGGCCTGATCGAGCGCGAGAAGGCGATCGAGAACCCGTCGCACGAGAGAGCGGCCGTGACCCCTTGCTTCGTCGCCGTCACCCTGGCCGGCCTGCTCGCGAGCGGAAAACCGGCAAAGGACGCCCGCCCCTACCTGTACATAGGGCCGAGCACGCGCATCAGCCTGGTGACCACAGCGCCGGGTGATCGGCCCCATGCAAGCACAGAGATAACCATCAGGCCGATCGCGACGTTCGCGCGTGAGACGCCTGAGGAGGTGCTGCGGGCACCGTGCGTGGAGCGTAGGCCGCCGCCGCAGTGA
- a CDS encoding protein of unknown function (Evidence 5 : Unknown function) translates to MYFSWNYNRIDSLIKARFRYHLVHIA, encoded by the coding sequence TTGTATTTTAGCTGGAACTACAACCGAATTGATTCATTAATAAAAGCACGATTTCGTTATCACCTCGTGCATATTGCCTGA
- a CDS encoding protein of unknown function (Evidence 5 : Unknown function) — MTLSKELYEELLQNPCPSCGTLHIRAGRWFAIVSKYQCYQCDTTIFLTYPRKIELFHSHQSNKDKIET, encoded by the coding sequence ATGACTTTGTCTAAAGAACTGTACGAGGAATTGCTTCAGAACCCGTGCCCATCTTGCGGCACCTTGCATATACGGGCAGGAAGATGGTTTGCAATAGTTTCGAAGTATCAATGCTACCAGTGCGATACTACAATATTTTTAACTTATCCGCGTAAGATTGAATTATTCCACTCGCATCAAAGCAACAAAGATAAAATTGAGACTTAG
- a CDS encoding protein of unknown function (Evidence 5 : Unknown function) — MGEAQGGLGTYRQSSPCAQRQRRAVRGYRSNLRLFQPRSNQPQRGSLFSDYLSSPGR, encoded by the coding sequence GTGGGCGAGGCGCAAGGGGGCCTCGGTACGTATCGACAATCATCACCCTGCGCTCAACGACAACGTCGTGCAGTCCGTGGCTATCGATCTAATCTGAGGCTCTTCCAGCCCCGCTCGAATCAGCCGCAGCGGGGCTCTTTGTTTTCCGACTATCTCAGTTCTCCAGGCAGGTAG
- a CDS encoding protein of unknown function, DNA-binding domain (Evidence 5 : Unknown function), whose product MADVTGLTTVHVIRAVKTLRTDGLVRLDDRQLVIQNWRRLYDAAEFDPTYLPGELR is encoded by the coding sequence TTGGCCGATGTGACGGGACTGACGACGGTGCATGTCATCCGGGCGGTGAAGACGCTACGCACGGACGGACTCGTCAGGCTGGACGATCGCCAATTGGTGATCCAGAACTGGAGGCGCCTCTATGATGCGGCCGAGTTCGATCCGACCTACCTGCCTGGAGAACTGAGATAG
- a CDS encoding protein of unknown function (Evidence 5 : Unknown function), with product MAHEQNVSTAKQNGQDARIAEAAKANFNKAADKTNEQSKQFSDAAREGANKIVDLHERATETTKQVMQNSIETASQHTREAADRFSKTLGFSGQEGERLAQQSKQNIEAVTRCGTVLSQAFQDASRSLFELGQKQFQRNLDGLTKLTQAKTVQEFATIQSDLMRESLQHMVQDSKAITETSARAVDEASQTFSSVAPAR from the coding sequence ATGGCCCATGAACAGAACGTCAGCACAGCCAAGCAGAACGGTCAGGACGCGCGCATCGCTGAGGCCGCAAAGGCTAATTTCAACAAGGCTGCCGATAAGACCAACGAGCAGAGCAAGCAGTTCTCCGATGCGGCTCGTGAGGGCGCTAACAAGATCGTTGACTTGCACGAGCGGGCAACCGAGACCACAAAGCAGGTGATGCAGAACAGCATCGAGACAGCCTCCCAGCACACTCGTGAGGCCGCCGATCGCTTCTCGAAGACCCTGGGCTTCTCAGGCCAAGAAGGTGAGCGTCTGGCTCAGCAGTCTAAGCAGAACATCGAGGCGGTCACCCGCTGCGGCACGGTGCTGAGCCAAGCCTTCCAAGATGCCTCGCGCAGCCTGTTCGAACTTGGGCAGAAGCAATTCCAGCGCAATCTGGACGGCCTCACCAAGCTGACTCAGGCCAAGACGGTTCAGGAGTTCGCCACCATCCAGAGCGATCTGATGCGTGAGAGCCTGCAGCACATGGTCCAGGACAGCAAGGCGATCACCGAAACATCCGCCCGTGCTGTCGACGAAGCCAGCCAAACCTTCTCCAGCGTCGCTCCGGCTCGCTGA
- a CDS encoding protein of unknown function (Evidence 5 : Unknown function) yields the protein MYNPFAVAMLAFEAQRVVELRLVKMSWGGAAAQAEASRMVSEKISASIEASGSLMMGGSLDAVVARYREHVAENTKRLTSAA from the coding sequence ATGTACAATCCCTTTGCCGTCGCGATGCTGGCCTTCGAGGCACAGAGGGTGGTCGAGCTTCGCCTCGTGAAGATGTCTTGGGGCGGAGCTGCGGCGCAGGCCGAGGCATCTCGGATGGTCAGCGAGAAGATTAGCGCCTCAATTGAGGCTAGCGGCAGCCTAATGATGGGCGGCTCACTGGATGCGGTCGTCGCGCGATACCGCGAGCACGTTGCCGAGAACACAAAGCGCCTGACGAGCGCTGCTTAG
- a CDS encoding protein of unknown function (Evidence 5 : Unknown function) → MADPNPTVGELFKAKVVTHDDLNALVDAVLGGRMEERAELGEGDTVDVAAAVKANAFATAVLRDKTSTTGARRTAARTAILRARAQKA, encoded by the coding sequence ATGGCTGATCCTAACCCCACCGTCGGCGAACTGTTCAAGGCCAAGGTCGTCACCCATGACGATTTGAACGCGCTGGTCGACGCTGTGCTCGGCGGCCGGATGGAGGAGCGGGCGGAACTCGGCGAGGGCGACACGGTCGACGTGGCGGCCGCCGTCAAGGCAAACGCCTTCGCTACCGCTGTTCTGCGCGACAAGACGAGCACGACTGGCGCTAGGCGCACCGCCGCGCGCACCGCGATCCTGCGGGCACGGGCGCAGAAGGCGTGA
- a CDS encoding protein of unknown function (Evidence 5 : Unknown function) — protein sequence MGRFLDIDPSSWLVSHTKGRTTPLGADQVLTMARAQSRR from the coding sequence TTGGGTCGCTTCCTCGACATCGATCCGTCCTCCTGGCTCGTAAGCCATACTAAAGGGCGGACCACTCCGCTGGGGGCGGATCAGGTGCTGACGATGGCGCGCGCCCAGTCCAGGCGATAG
- a CDS encoding transposase of ISMdi16, IS3 family (ORF 2) (Evidence 2a : Function from experimental evidences in other organisms; Product type e : enzyme): MLTMNVSERRTCRALGQHRSTQRKVPRGREDEAALTADLVALAERYGRYGYRKICALLKAAGWFVNDKRVERIWRREGLKVPTRQPKRGRLWDNDGSCLRLRPERRDHVWSYDFVEARTHDGRKVRMLNVIDEFTRECLAIRVARKLKAVDVIDVLSDLFILRGVPEHVRSDNGPEFVAKSVQAWIMGVGAKTAYIAPGSPWENGFVESFNARLRDELLDGEIFYSLREAQILIESWRRHYNTVRPHGALGYRPPAPEVFLPAFTAWPAALTPPAPPAKRPVEQRPTVH, translated from the coding sequence ATGCTGACGATGAACGTCTCCGAGCGGCGCACCTGCCGGGCGCTCGGTCAGCATCGCTCGACGCAGCGCAAGGTGCCGCGGGGCCGGGAGGATGAGGCCGCGCTCACCGCCGACCTCGTCGCGTTGGCCGAGCGGTATGGCCGCTACGGTTACCGCAAGATCTGCGCGCTGCTGAAGGCCGCCGGCTGGTTCGTCAACGACAAGCGCGTCGAGCGGATTTGGCGGCGTGAAGGGCTGAAGGTGCCGACCCGCCAACCCAAGCGCGGGCGCCTCTGGGACAACGACGGCTCCTGCTTGCGGCTGCGGCCTGAGCGGCGCGACCACGTCTGGTCCTACGACTTCGTCGAAGCGCGCACCCACGATGGCCGGAAGGTGCGCATGCTCAACGTGATTGACGAGTTCACCCGCGAGTGCTTGGCGATCCGGGTCGCACGCAAGCTCAAGGCAGTCGACGTGATCGACGTCTTGTCCGACCTGTTCATACTGCGCGGCGTGCCCGAGCATGTTCGCTCGGACAATGGCCCTGAGTTCGTGGCCAAGAGCGTGCAGGCTTGGATCATGGGGGTGGGCGCGAAGACGGCCTACATCGCGCCAGGATCGCCCTGGGAAAATGGCTTCGTCGAAAGCTTCAACGCACGGCTACGCGACGAACTGCTGGACGGAGAGATCTTCTATAGCTTGCGGGAGGCGCAGATCCTGATCGAGAGCTGGCGGCGGCACTACAACACCGTCCGCCCGCATGGCGCACTCGGCTATCGGCCGCCCGCGCCAGAGGTCTTCTTACCCGCCTTCACCGCTTGGCCGGCTGCGCTCACCCCACCGGCTCCGCCGGCCAAGCGACCCGTGGAGCAAAGGCCAACCGTGCACTAA